One genomic segment of uncultured Desulfobacter sp. includes these proteins:
- a CDS encoding tetratricopeptide repeat protein, with amino-acid sequence MKIFTSNNRFINIINSGLKYFAFFFFLYLLILPDNVSAKMNKGIFFTRNELAAMPRWCQNRIIVQNQWTGTENRGFGKNVPESAKLEYEKWTKVIGKDVIRYTHHYCTALNWINRYKLSLPQNYKAVEADRKEALSSAMNEFNFLRGYLKPKHKLFYSQLMNEAYIYKEQGNLMAAVKNYRKILKFKPGYVPAYIRYAQLLDAVGKNDDAIKILRTGLKKTKGAKSIKNEITRIEESGSSN; translated from the coding sequence ATGAAAATTTTCACAAGTAACAATCGATTTATAAACATTATAAACAGTGGATTAAAGTACTTTGCTTTCTTTTTTTTTCTTTATTTACTGATTTTACCGGATAATGTTTCGGCAAAAATGAATAAGGGGATATTCTTCACCCGTAATGAACTGGCGGCCATGCCGCGTTGGTGCCAAAACAGAATTATAGTTCAAAATCAATGGACTGGCACTGAAAATAGAGGATTCGGGAAAAATGTTCCGGAGTCGGCGAAGCTTGAATACGAGAAATGGACGAAAGTTATCGGGAAAGATGTTATTAGATATACCCACCATTATTGCACAGCCTTAAACTGGATTAATCGTTATAAATTATCTTTGCCCCAAAATTACAAGGCAGTTGAGGCTGACCGTAAAGAGGCTCTTAGTAGCGCAATGAATGAATTCAATTTTTTAAGAGGTTATTTAAAGCCAAAACATAAACTATTCTACTCTCAGCTTATGAATGAAGCCTATATTTACAAAGAACAGGGGAATTTAATGGCGGCAGTTAAAAACTATAGGAAAATCTTAAAATTCAAACCGGGTTATGTACCTGCTTATATCAGATATGCACAGCTTTTGGATGCTGTAGGGAAAAATGATGACGCAATAAAGATACTTAGAACCGGGTTAAAGAAAA